In the genome of Mytilus edulis chromosome 3, xbMytEdul2.2, whole genome shotgun sequence, one region contains:
- the LOC139518098 gene encoding uncharacterized protein, with protein MILDFLLILSVYLSFVELAHNHPSFMKSGIGFPWNTPRRDHNLGPTADLSLGETIAVVDPSEVITLPQNTHVSGLSEAIVSGKQSSPFLQTNSGGFPNAHFEEDRHDLSNGLSHSGKTQNLTGLELQGNGHIRDNLNNQVHHGTGQTITDLANIIKTNDQGLVNNNKADVQPAIKLGETLLQTLAKKVVSKLVDKIVNVIKKDKIVHVINQQNPGLTRPGNSNQGFVDRHGFNLPFLPVAHSHGPRGEVIPVPRADHVHSPHGHIIPVRNHRRMTWRQRYPHGWIK; from the coding sequence GTATTGGTTTTCCATGGAATACTCCGAGACGTGACCACAACCTTGGTCCTACTGCTGATTTATCCCTAGGGGAAACAATTGCTGTTGTTGATCCGTCGGAAGTTATAACATTGCCGCAAAACACACACGTGTCCGGACTATCGGAGGCAATAGTCAGTGGTAAACAATCATCACCTTTTTTACAGACTAATAGCGGAGGCTTTCCGAATGCACACTTTGAGGAGGATAGACATGATTTATCAAATGGATTATCCCACTCAGGCAAAACACAAAACCTTACAGGATTAGAATTACAAGGTAATGGCCACATCAGAGACAATTTAAACAATCAGGTACATCATGGCACAGGACAAACTATCACAGACCTGGCAAATATAATTAAAACTAATGATCAAGGACTAGTAAATAACAATAAAGCGGATGTCCAACCTGCCATCAAACTTGGGGAAACATTATTACAGACATTAGCgaaaaaagttgtgtcaaaatTAGTTGATAAAATTGTAAATGTAATTAAAAAGGATAAAATTGTACATGTAATTAACCAGCAGAACCCAGGTTTAACACGACCTGGAAACTCGAATCAAGGTTTTGTCGATAGACATGGTTTTAATCTACCGTTCCTTCCCGTCGCTCACTCACATGGACCACGTGGTGAAGTCATTCCAGTTCCACGCGCAGATCATGTACATTCTCCCCACGGACATATTATCCCCGTAAGGAATCATAGACGTATGACTTGGCGGCAAAGGTACCCACATGGTTGGATTAAGTGA